TCTATTCATTATCGGGCGAGGCTTATATCTAGCCAGTTCCGCACAAACTGCGTTCGGTCGAATGATGGCTGGCAGTATCGTTCTTAGCTTCTTCGTTTATGTTTTTGTAAATATTGGTATGGTGAGCGGTATATTACCGGTAGTTGGTGTACCATTGCCGCTGATCAGCTACGGTGGCACCTCCATGGTGACCCTCATGGCTGGATTTGGCATTCTGATGTCAATTCATACACACCGAAAAGCATTCTCAAAGGCAACCTAATGAACAAACGGAATGACACATGGCGCCAGCGCCTTTCTTGGCTGGGTTTGGCCTTAGGGCTGACCGCCCTAGCTGGGTGCTCTTCGTCATCAGACAGTCGCTATGACCTGAAAGACGATGTGGCACCTAGCGCGCCTATTTCTGTCGATCATATTGAAGGCGCGGTGCCAAAGTATGAACCATACAGTCTCGGGGGTAATAAGAGTTACCGCCTGCGCGGCAAAAGCTACACCGTGATTAAAGACCCAACAGGTTTTACAGAGCGTGGCGAAGCATCCTGGTATGGCAAAAAGTTCCATGGACACTTAACCTCGAATGGCGAAGTGTACGACATGTACTCAATGTCGGCAGCCCATAAGACTTTGCCTCTACCGAGCTATGTTAAAGTTAAAAATCTTGATAACGGAAAAGAGACCATTGTTCGTGTTAATGACCGTGGTCCTTTCCATGACGGCCGTATTATCGACCTAAGTTATGCAGCAGCAAACAAGCTAGATGTGATTAAAACGGGTACGGCTAACGTCGAAATTGAAGTGATTATCGTCGAAAAACCATCTAGTCAACATGAGCTGAGCAAGCACCCGGAGTACACTATTCAAGTCGTTGCCTCACCTCATAAAGATCGCATCGACAACTTGTCCAAGCAACTGAGTGAAAAGCTATCTGTCGACACCTTTCTTACCCCGGTAAACAAGAACTATCGACTGATGCTTGTCCCCTTTAAAGATTACAAGCAAACTCAAGACGTACTGGAGCAGGTGCAAAAGATTGGCTACCCCTCAGCTTTCGTCAAAAAACTGTAAACATCATTGACATAAATAACCGTTGTTACTTAGTGTAAGCTATCTAGTTTGCAGGCAACATTCTGTTACTATACGAACTATTACTCAAACGCATTCGAAATGAATAAGAATAAATCTTCTATGAAATTTGTAACCACTATTGCTCTTTCCGCAACTTTGGCAGCAACTTCTGCCTTTGCGGCACCTGTTGTCATGCCTGATGCACCTCAAATCGCAGCGAAAGGCTTCGTTTTGATGGACTACAACTCTGGTAAGGTTCTCGCTGAGAAAGAGATGAATACTCAGCTCCACCCGGCAAGTTTGACCAAAATGATGACCAGCTATGTTATCGGCCAAGAGCTAAAGCGCGGTAACATCTCACCACAAGACGAAGTGACCATCAGCAAAAATGCGTGGGCAAAGAACTTCCCTGATTCATCAAAGATGTTCATTGAAGTAGGCACCAAGGTTACCGTTGATGAGCTAAACAAAGGCATCATCATTCAATCGGGTAATGATGCTTGTGTCGCGATGGCTGAGCACATTGCAGGCTCAGAAGATGCATTCGTTGACCTTATGAATGCATGGGCGAAGTCTATCGGCATGACCAACTCGCACTTTGCTAACGTGCACGGTCTAGACAATCCGAATCTGTACTCAACCCCTTATGATATGGCTCTTCTGGGTCGCGCGCTTATCAAAGACGTGCCAGATGAGTACCGTATTTACTCTGAGAAGAAATTCACCTACAACGGCATCACCCAATACAACCGTAACGGTCTACTTTGGGACAAGAGCATGAACGTTGATGGCATCAAAACTGGCCACACAAGCAAAGCTGGCTACAGCCTAGTGAGCTCAGCAACTGAAGGTAAGATGCGTCTTGTTGCCGTCGTGATGGGTACTAAGAGCGCCAACGCTCGTAAATCGGAAAGTAAAAAGCTACTGAGTTACGGCTTCCGCTTCTTCGAGACGGTTAATCCACACAAAGCAGACGAAACCTTCGTTGAAGAAAAAGTATGGATGGGTGACAAAGACGCCGTCGCGCTAGGTGTGAACCAAGACACTTATGTCACACTGCCACGCGGCCAAGCGAAAAACCTAAAAGCAAGCTTCGTACTTGAAAAGCAGTTAGAAGCACCAATATCTAAAGGCGATGTCGTTGGTAAGCTATACTATCAACTAGAAGGCGAAGACGTAGCTGAATACCCACTGCTTGCTCTTGAAGATGTTCAAGAAGGCAGCCTGTTCAGTCGCTTGTGGGATTACATCGTATTACTTTTCAAGAGCTTTTTCTAAGCCCTAGCGTTTAACGCCAAAGTAATCGAGTCATCGTAAAGCCGCTATAAGCGGCTTTACTTTTTCATTGGCTTGAGATCGTCCACGTAAGGCATTACTATTCGCACCGTTATAAAGAATTGGTATTTTTTGGAGTCCCTACTATGTTGACCATCAACTCTGATGCAAAACTCAAAGACCTACTCGAGTTCCCTTGCTCTTTTACCTTCAAAGTGATGGGTTACGCTAAACCAGAGCTTCCTGAAAAAGTGCTGGAAGTGATCCAACGCCACGCGCCAGGGGACTACAGCCCAACCATTAAGCCAAGTGCAAAAGGCAACTACCACGCTGTATCTATTAACATTACAGCGACCTCAATCGAGCAGGTAGAGACCCTTTACAAAGAACTTGGTGATATCGACATTGTTCGTATGGTTCTATAATAAATTGAAAGTTTCAAATTTATTTGAAAGCAGCTTAGGCTGCTTTCTTTTTATTTATCAATCAGATAAATATCCAGCATCATGTAATGGTTAAGAATTCGTTATTTATTAGTAGTTCAAAACCATCAACATGTTTATAATGCGAATACTTTATTAAGTAGCAGCGAGGTGACTGGTGGAAAATCAGCTAGTTGTAAGGAAGCTTGGGCGAAAAGACTACGAACCAGTCTGGAAAGCCATGCATGATTTCACTGACAATCGAACAGACGATACACGCGACGAAGTGTGGTTAGTGGAGCACAACCCTGTCTTTACTCAGGGACAGGCAGGTAAAGAAGAGCACCTACTCAACACTGGTGATATCCCAGTCATTCAAAGCGATCGCGGCGGACAGGTCACCTATCATGGTCCTGGTCAGCTCGTTGCCTACTTTCTTATCAATTTGCGTCGTAAAAAAGCTTGGCGTTCGCGAGCTGGTTACGCACATCGAAAACCTCGTTATCAACACACTTAACGCGTATGATATTGAGTCAGCGGCTAGGCCCGATGCCCCTGGAGTGTATGTCGATGGTAAAAAAAGTCTGCTCCCTTGGTCTGCGTATCCGTAAAGGGTGCTCATTTCACGGACTGGCGCTAAATATTAATATGGATCTCTCCCCTTTCCTTCGTATCAACCCTTGTGGCTATGCTGGGATGGAAATGGTTCAAGTGAGCCAACTGGGTGATCCAAAAGAGGTCTCGACTGTCGAAGACCAAATGATCAAAGCACTATTAGAAATACTTGATTACGAGCAAGTAGAATTCAGCGAAGAAGCATAAGACGATGAGCAAACCTATCCAAATGGAAAAAGGCGTCAAGTACCGTGACGCTGACAAGATGGCATTGATTCCCGTAAAGAACATGCCTACCGAGCAAAAAAAAATCCTTCGTAAGCCTGAATGGATGAAGATCAAGCTGCCAGCGGACAGTCAGCGTATTCAAGACATCAAGTCTGCAATGCGCAAAAACGATCTTCACTCGGTATGTGAAGAAGCCTCATGCCCTAACCTGGCTGAGTGCTTTAACCACGGCACAGCAACTTTTATGATCCTTGGTGCTATCTGTACTCGTCGTTGTCCTTTCTGCGATGTAGCTCATGGCCGTCCAAATGCGCCAGAAACTGGTGAGCCGCAAAAGCTTGCGCAAACTATTAAGGACATGAAGCTTAAATACGTAGTGGTTACCTCTGTGGATCGTGACGACCTGCGTGACGGTGGTGCTCAGCACTTTGCAGACTGCAACCGTGAAATCCGCGCACTTAACCCAGAGATCCGCATCGAGACCCTGGTACCTGATTTCCGTGGCCGTATGGATGTAGCGCTTGAAGCACTAAAAGATAACCCGCCAGATGTGTTTAACCACAACTTAGAGACAGCTCCACGCTTATATCGTAAGGCGCGCCCGGGTGCGAACTACAAATGGTCACTTCAGCTTCTTCAGAAGTTTAAAGAGATGCACCCTGACGTACCGACTAAGTCTGGCTTGATGATGGGTCTGGGCGAAACCAAAGAAGAGATTGTTGAAGTACTGAAAGATCTCCGTGCTCACGGCGTCACTATGCTTACACTGGGTCAATACCTAGCACCAAGTCGTCATCACTTACCGGTTGAGCGCTATGTACCGCCATCAGAGTTTGATGAGCTAAAAGAGATCGCCCTTGAACTTGGCTTTACCCATGCAGCCTGTGGTCCATTTGTTCGCTCGTCGTACCATGCAGACCTACAAGCAAAAGGCGAAGAAGTGAAATAGCATTACTTTTTAGAAGTAACATTGCCTTTTTCGGACATAAAACACGGATTCGCTGTTGAAGCAATCCGTGTTTTTTTTGAGAAAAATATGCAACATGACAATCTCATACTCGCATTTTTGCTATTTTTAGGTAGGCTTAAATAAAAAGTTTCACCCAATCAAGGACGTAACATGAAGTTATTGAAAATTGGTTTGCCTATTCTCGCGGCAACTGTGATTGCAGGCTGTGCGCAGAACACCCAGCAAGACAACTATTTAGAAGCGTCATTCGAGCTATGTAATACTGAAGTAAACCTATACTCGGTTAGCGACGATGGTCGCGTTCGTATCGTTTGTAAGGACGGCGCTAAGTTCGCACTGAACAGCGAGAAGACGCTGGATATCATGCGCGATATCAATATTGATTATTGTAATGGTGAAGGCCTAGGTCAGTTTAGCGAAAGTCGTAAATATTACTCATTCCGCTGTAAATCAGGCACTCTGCTCAACATTAATAAGTAACATTACCTACGACTTAAAAGTTTCAAGCACTAAAAAAGCGAGCATTTAGCTCGCTTTTTTTTTGTTCGCTTTAAAGCCGTAGAGAATTACGCGTAAACAGGCAGACGCTTACAGATCTCTAGTACTTTTGCTTTCGTTGCTTCAATCACTGATGCATCGTTGATGTTGTCTAGAACATCACACATCCAGTTAGCAAGCTCAGTCGCATCTGCTTCAGTGAAGCCACGGCGAGTAATCGCAGGTGAACCAATACGGATACCAGACGTTACGAATGGGCTGCGTGGGTCATTTGGAACTGAGTTCTTGTTAACCGTGATGTTTGCTGCGCCAAGAGCGGCATCCGCTTCTTTACCTGTGATGTCTTTGTCGATTAGATCAACAAGGAATAGGTGGTTTTCAGTGCCGTTAGATACGATGTTGTAACCGCGCTCTTGGAACTGTGCAACCATCGCTTTTGCATTCTTAACAACGCGCGCTTGGTACTCTTTAAACTCTGGCTCCATTGCTTCTTTGAACGCGACGGCTTTACCCGCGATAACGTGCATTAGAGGACCACCCTGACCACCAGGGAATACTGCAGAGTTCAGTTTCTTGTACATGTCTTCGCCTGCATTAGACAGGATAAGACCACCGCGAGGACCCGCTAGAGTTTTGTGCGTTGTTGTTGTTACCACGTGAGCGTGTGGCACCGGTGTTGGGTAAACACCTGCAGCGATAAGACCCGCAACGTGCGCCATATCAACGAATAGGTAAGCATCAACCTTGTCTGCAATTTCACGCATGCGAGCCCAATCTACGATTTGGCTGTATGCAGAGAAACCACCGATGATCATCTTAGGCTTGTGCTCAACAGCAAGCTGCTCCATCTCGTCGTAGTTGATTTGACCCGCTTCGTCGATACCGTAAGGAATCACGTTGTAGTGCTTACCAGAGAAGTTTACTGGTGAACCGTGAGTCAGGTGACCACCGTGCGCTAGGCTCATACCTAGAACTGTGTCGCCTGGGTTAAGCAGCGCCATGTACACTGCGCTGTTCGCTTGAGAACCAGAGTGCGGCTGAACGTTCGCGTACTCACAACCAAATAGCTCACACGCACGATCAATCGCTAGTGTTTCCGCTTTATCAACATACTCACAACCACCGTAGTAGCGCTTACCCGGGTAGCCTTCAGCATACTTGTTGGTTAGCTGAGAGCCTTGCGCTTCCATTACGCGCGGGCTGGTGTAGTTTTCCGAAGCGATTAGCTCGATGTGCTCTTCTTGACGTAGTGTCTCTTCTTGAATTGCTGCAAATAGCTCCGCATCGTAATCAGCGATGTTCATATCACGCTTAAGCATCTGTATCTCCTGACTCAGATTGTTCTGAAAGTTTCAAAAAAACCACACAATGACCAAAAGCAAACGTTTTCGTCACCACATTTGATGACTCGCATGATACATAATTTGATCTAGGTCATAAAGAGAAAATTGGAAATTTCTCATGCAGTTTTTTCATAGTGAACCTTAGGCTTCATCATATGCCCCGATAAAGTGCATCGTTCGAATGCGCTAAGTGTCAATAATTCCATTTACACAGTGTAAAAATTGAATTACATAGGTTTACCGTAAATTTACCCTTCAAGCTACCGAAAACATCAACTTTTCAATAATATTGCGGCGTTTATTGACTAGAAGAATTTAAAATTGATGCAAAAACACACACTCAAAGAAGACTGGATAGCGATTCTAACTGGCACCTTTATCGTCGCTCAGGGAATATTCTTTCTTCAGTCGGCTCAACTTTTAACTGGCGGCACCACAGGTCTTGCCCTTCTTATGAGCCAATTTGTACCAATTTCTTTTGGTACGCTTTATTTCGCCCTAAACAGCCCATTTTACCTACTTGCTTGGAAACGCTTCGGTAAACGCTTTGCGGCTAGCAGCGCCATTTCTGGTGCCTTAGTATCTATTATTACGGACAACATGCATCGAGTGGTCACACTGGATAACGTCAATACTATCTACTGCGCGATCGCCGGTGGCTTATTGATGGGTCTTGGTATGCTGATTCTATTCAGGCACCGCTCAAGCCTAGGTGGCTTTAATGTGTTGTGTCTGTTTATCCAGGACAAGTTTGGAATTTCGGTCGGTAAAACGCAGATGGCGATTGATAGTGCCATTCTTGTTGCGTCGTTCTTCTTTGTGTCGCCGTCGATTATTTCGATTTCGATTCTTGGTGCGGTGATGTTGAATTTGGTATTGGCGATGAATCATAAGCCGACTAGGTATGTGGTGACTTATGGGTGAGACTCGCTTCGCTCACTTTTTACCCCTCCTAGCCTCCCCTTATTAAGGGGAGGAACTACTGGCTCGCTATCGCATCGCCTTATGTAAAGGTGCAATGTTACGTCAGTAACGAGCAATGATTCTCCCCCTTTATAACGGGGCGCGTAGCCGGGGGAGCTAGAGGGGGTCAATCTCTTGATCTTGTTCTTAGTTTTTATCAACCAACAACACCAACGTCTCATAAGGCCTCAAAACCACCTCACCCTTCAGTTCAACCTCACCAACAACCCCACAATTACTCAACACAGCACGACTCACCAAGCCATCAAACTGCTCCGGCAACACCACGCTAGTTTCTTCACCATAATAGTTGTTCAAGCACAGCAGCATCGCATCTTCACTCTCACGCAAGTAGCCATGAACCTGAGTGTGCTCTGGGAACAAATCCACATAGCTACCGTCAGTAATCACCGCTAACTGCTTACGAAGCGCAATGAGCTCTTTGTAGAAGTAGAATACCGACTGCTCATCTTCAACCGCTGCCTCAGCGTTGATCTGAGGATAATTTTCAGCGACGCCAATCCAAGGCGTACCTTGGGTAAAGCCAGCGTGTTTGCTGTCATTCCATTGCATAGGTGTGCGAGAGTTATCACGAGATTTCTGTCTTAGGATAGCCATCATATCATCATGAGAGGTATCGCCCTGCTCAACCATCAGCTGATACATATTAAGGCTTTCGACATCTCGATATTGGCTCATATCCGTGAAGCTCGGATTGGTCATGCCGATCTCTTCACCTTGATAAATATATGGCGTGCCTTGCATCAGATGGACAGACGCTGCCAGCATTTTTGCTGACTCAGTTCGGTATTGCTGATCATTGCCAAGGCGGCTGACCACGCGAGGTTGGTCGTGGTTACACCAGAACAGTGCGCCCCAGCCTTTCCCATTTAGACCTGTCTGCCAGTGGTTAAAAATCTGTTTTAGCTGCTGGAAATCGAAGTCCGCTTTCGTCCACTTATCTCCATTTGGGTAATCGACCTTTAGGTGATGAAAATTGAACACCATCGAAAGCTCTTTGTTATCGAGTGAACTGTATTGCTGGCAATGCTCTAGAGTCGTTGAAGACATTTCACCAACGGTGACCGAGCCATACTTCTGGAATACCGCTTCGCTGATCTCCTGTAAATACTCATGAACGCGCGGACCGTCAGTGTAAAAACGGCGACCATCACCAATATCATCATCAGCAAAGTCTTGCTGTTTTGAGATAAGGTTGATCACATCAAGCCTAAAACCATCCACGCCTTTCTGTGCCCAGAACTCGATGACCTGTTTTACTTCTTCACGAACTGTTGGGTTTTCCCAATTAAGGTCAGCCTGCTCTTTGGCAAATAGGTGCAGATAGTATTCATCGGTGGCTTCATCTAATGCCCATGCAGAGCCACCAAACTTTGACTGCCAGTTGTTGGGTAATTTGCCTTCATTGGGTTTCCAGATGTAGTAATCACGGTACGGGCTTTGTTTATCTCCAAGTGCCGACTGGAACCATTGATGTTCGGTTGAGGTGTGGTTAACAACGATATCCATAATGATGCGGATACCTTTCTGATGGGCAGCAGCGAGCAACGCATCAAAATCTTGCATGGTGCCAAAGTCAGGGTTGATCGCATAGTAATCAGAGATGTCGTAACCGTTATCAATCATTGGTGAGGCATACACTGGAGTAAGCCAGATCGCGTCTACACCTAACTTCGATAAGTAATCAAGCTTCGAGGTAATCCCTTTGATGTCGCCCATTCCTTTATCACCGCTATCGCAAAAGCTCTTAGGGTAGATTTGATAAATCGTGGCTGTTTTCCACCAGTCTTTTTGAGCAGTTTGACTCATAGGTTTAATCTCACTTACCAATTTGGAAATTCGTCAAAATAAAAAGCAAAGAAGTGGCTCAATGTGAGCCACTAATGGGGGTTACGCGCTCGCAAGCTCTAGCTCACCTTTTGATTGAGCGCGTTTGTACAGGAACAAAGTCAGTAGAATCGGCACGGCCATTGCTACTAGCATCGCCATGAAATACACCATCCAGTATTGCGGCTGAATTGATAGGATGCCTGGTAGACCGCCGACACCGATACCGTTCGCCATCACGCCTGCACTGCCACAGATAGCTGCCGCAATTGCACTACCAATCATTGCACTCAGCATTGGGAACTTGTACTTCAGGTTGATACCGTACATAGCAGGTTCAGTGACACCTAAGTAAGCCGAGATAGCAGCGGGGACTGAGATATCACGCTCACCCTCACGCTTACTGATAATGATGATGCCAACAACAGCAGATGCTTGAGCGATATTAGACAGTGCGATCAAAGGCCAGATTGGCGTACCACCTAGGTCTTGCATAAGCTGAAGGTCAACCGCATTGGTTGTGTGGTGGATACCAGTAATAACCAGCGGTGCGTATAGGAAACCAAAGACCACAGAGCCAAGTACTGCAAAATCACCCGTCATCGCAGCTTTTGCCGCAAACGCAACACCATCACCTAGCACGCGACCAAACGGGCCGATGAAAGCATGAGCAAGAATGACCGACAGAATGATTGATACGAATGGCACCACAACCAGATACAAGTAGCTTGGGACAATACGCTTTAAGTTGGTTTCAATTAGCGCCAGTGCCACACCTGCCAGCATCGCCGGGATCACCTGAGCCTGATAGCCCACCTTCTCAATCACAAACAATCCGAAATCCCAAACCTCTGGCACTTCTTTACCTATGAGATAAGCATTCATCAGCTGGGGCGATACTAAGGTGACACCCAGCGTGATACCAAGAATGGGCGTACCACCAAGCTTTTTCACCGTAGACCAACACACACCAACCGGTAGGAAGAAGAAAATAGCTTCACCGATAAGCCATAAGAACGAGTGAACAGTTGCCCAGAACTGGCTGATTTCCACTAAGGTTTTGCCATCGAACATACGGATGTCGCCGATAACATTGCGGAAGCCAAGAATCAAACCACCTGTGATAATCGCCGGCAAAAGGGGAACAAAAATTTCGGCTAAGTGCGAGATACCACGCTCTAGAAAGTTCATGTTCTGGCGCGCAGCCAGCTTGGCATCGTCTTTAGATGCCGCTTTCTTACCTGTTGAGTCAATCAACATTTTGTAGACTTCATCAACTTCAGTGCCAATCACCACTTGGAACTGACCTGCATTGGTAAAGCAGCCTTTAACAATCTTGAGGCTCTCTAGTACCGACTTGTCGGCTTTATCGGTATCGTTAAGAACGAATCTTAAGCGAGTTAAACAGTGGCTAACACTGGCAATGTTGTCAGCTCCGCCAACACCGTCGATGATCGCTGCAATGTCTTGCTGGGCTATTTTGCTCATCGTTTGTACACCTTTTCCTGATATAGAGACGTAGGGTTAAGACGTCTAGGTCCATTTGTCTCGTTATATTAATAATATCGCAACATGCGAATGGGAACATTCCCAAAGATTGAGTTAAGTGTGCCATGGAACAATCAAAACAAAAATGGGAACAGTCCCATTAATTGAGTATGATCACAATAATTGTTGATAAATGCGTCAAGTTGATTAGTGGAACTGCTACGAAAAAGAAGCCGTGATTACACTGCTTCTTGCGTAAGATGAGAGATGGATTTATTGCCAGTAAGCTGACTAATCAATAGGTTAGCTGCTTTTTCTCCCGCTTGCTGATAGCCGGGATCAATGCTGTAAATATTAGGGAACAGGAAAGAGAGCAGTTCATTACCACCGACGCCAGTCACCACGATATCTTCTCGGCCAAGCTCTTGCAGGCGTTTGATCGTGCCAAGCGCTAAGGTATCACTGGCACACACGATCGCTTGTAATGAGTCCGTCACTACTTCATCGACAAGCTGATAAGCACTTTCATGATGAAGCTCACCGGTGCGATAAACAGCATGCTGATCGTTATCATCACACCATTTTTGAAATGCGTTAAGGCGTGCCAAGCCCGTGGTTTTATCCTTAGGATCGACACCAATATAGGCAAGTTGATTGACGCCTTGCGCCTGCAATTTATTCAAAACCGCTTGGATCAATCCTTGATTGTCGTAGTTGATGGAGGAGACTTGATCGGTATCCATGGCAATGACCACCACCTTCTCCTGCCACAAAGACACTCTATCGATATCAAGCTCCGTAAAACCAAACACAATGACACCTTCAACGTTGCGTTTACGCAGTACGCTTAGATGCTCGTTGGTTTTATCGGGATCGAACTGACTCTCCATGATCACCACATCGTAACCTGCAGAGTAAAGCACATTGAGCATGCTGCTCACCGCTTTGTTCTCTGAAGGCGAGTCGAGACGCGAGATAATGACACCAATGACCTTTTGCACTCCGCCCCCACGCATCGATTGCGCCGACTTAGAGGGCACATAGCCATGCTCTGCAATCACACGCTCCACTTTCTCGCGAGTTTCAGGTTTTACTTTAGGATCGTTAGTGAGCACGCGAGAGACGGTTGATTTACCGACTCCCGACAGCTTTGCAATATCAAGTATGGTGAGTTTTTTGCTCATGGTTATCTAAAAGCTTAGTATCCGTTTTTTGGTATGCTTCGTGTGGTCATCATACAGCTTTTATCGGTTTCACCCGCAATGGTAAGCATGCCCTTTCTGCCCTTACTAAACAGCTCAACCTCTGATTCAACTTGAGATTGACCATCAAGTGAATACTTCACGCCTGACGCAGAAGGGACGCGGTGCAGATGATATTCTTCGCCATCGATAAGCAGCAAGACTTGCTCACTCGATAACTGGGTTACCTGAAAGCTCTGGTTATCGCACTGATACTGGAGGACATGATAAGGGTTTTCAGGTTCCACCTGATCCGAACTACTGCACGCCACCAAACCGCCAACCATCATAGCCGTAACCAATCCATGTTTAACTAATGCACTCATAATGACTCCTTTAGGATCAAACGATTACTTAGTTAAGTATTGCGGCACATCGCGGATACTATCAAGTACCACAGTTGCGACAGACTCACCGCGCTCGGTGACCGGTTTGCCAGTACGTACTAAGATCTTGGTGCCAACGCCAGCTGCTTCAGCTGCCATCATATCTTCGGCTTTATCGCCGACCATGACTGAGTTTTCCATATCAATCTTTAGGAAATCACGAGCAGAGATAAACATGCCCGGTTTTGGTTTACGGCAGTCACAATCTTGTTTGTAATCACCAATGCCATGCTCTGGGTGATGTGGACAATAATAGATACCATCGAACTCGACGCCATTATCAGAGAAGTTCCAATCCATCCATTGAGTTAAAGAAAGGAAGCGATCTTCGGAGAACATACCGCGAGCAATGCCTGATTGATTGGTCACCAACACCAGCATATAGCCCATGTCCTGCAGTTTTTTCGTCGCTTCAAAAACGCCTTCAACATACTCAAAGTCGTGTTCATCGCTAACGTACCCATGATCAACGTTAATGACGCCATCACGATCCAAAAAAACAGCTGGTTTTGCCACAGTTCACTCTCTTGTTATAGATAGGTGCTAATAACCTGAATTATTACACGCTTTTATAGTCACGGCACTATGAAAATGCCGTTTAGACGTCTAGACGTAAAAATATCTATTGACACTAAAAGGTGAAAACCATAGCATCTTCTATCAATTGAGATGTAGTTCAAACTTTTATGCTACTCACGGACTTCAGGTTGCTTAGATGATCGAAATTAATCAAGTAAACAAAGTGTTTTATCAAGGCGCTAAGGAAATCAACGCCTTGGCAGACATCAATCTGCATATCGCAGAAGGTACCATCTTTGGTGTGATTGGCGCCTCTGGTGCGGGTAAGAGTACGTTGATTCGCTGCGTAAACATGCTTGAAGCGCCAACGTCGGGTGAAGTCATCGTTGACGGTGTTGACCTGACTAAGCTATCGAAATCCGAGCTTTCAGAAGCGCGCCGCAACATTGGCATGATTTTCCAGCACTTTAACTTGCTTTCATCTCGCACCGTATTTGAAAACGTGGCACTGCCACTTGAGCTTGCTGGCAAAGAGCGCTCACATATCGAGACTAAAGTGACGGATCTTCTAAAGCTCGT
The Vibrio sp. CB1-14 DNA segment above includes these coding regions:
- the gmhB gene encoding D-glycero-beta-D-manno-heptose 1,7-bisphosphate 7-phosphatase, with translation MAKPAVFLDRDGVINVDHGYVSDEHDFEYVEGVFEATKKLQDMGYMLVLVTNQSGIARGMFSEDRFLSLTQWMDWNFSDNGVEFDGIYYCPHHPEHGIGDYKQDCDCRKPKPGMFISARDFLKIDMENSVMVGDKAEDMMAAEAAGVGTKILVRTGKPVTERGESVATVVLDSIRDVPQYLTK
- a CDS encoding MliC family protein, which encodes MSALVKHGLVTAMMVGGLVACSSSDQVEPENPYHVLQYQCDNQSFQVTQLSSEQVLLLIDGEEYHLHRVPSASGVKYSLDGQSQVESEVELFSKGRKGMLTIAGETDKSCMMTTRSIPKNGY
- the treB gene encoding PTS trehalose transporter subunit IIBC — protein: MSKIAQQDIAAIIDGVGGADNIASVSHCLTRLRFVLNDTDKADKSVLESLKIVKGCFTNAGQFQVVIGTEVDEVYKMLIDSTGKKAASKDDAKLAARQNMNFLERGISHLAEIFVPLLPAIITGGLILGFRNVIGDIRMFDGKTLVEISQFWATVHSFLWLIGEAIFFFLPVGVCWSTVKKLGGTPILGITLGVTLVSPQLMNAYLIGKEVPEVWDFGLFVIEKVGYQAQVIPAMLAGVALALIETNLKRIVPSYLYLVVVPFVSIILSVILAHAFIGPFGRVLGDGVAFAAKAAMTGDFAVLGSVVFGFLYAPLVITGIHHTTNAVDLQLMQDLGGTPIWPLIALSNIAQASAVVGIIIISKREGERDISVPAAISAYLGVTEPAMYGINLKYKFPMLSAMIGSAIAAAICGSAGVMANGIGVGGLPGILSIQPQYWMVYFMAMLVAMAVPILLTLFLYKRAQSKGELELASA
- the treR gene encoding trehalose operon repressor TreR, whose product is MSKKLTILDIAKLSGVGKSTVSRVLTNDPKVKPETREKVERVIAEHGYVPSKSAQSMRGGGVQKVIGVIISRLDSPSENKAVSSMLNVLYSAGYDVVIMESQFDPDKTNEHLSVLRKRNVEGVIVFGFTELDIDRVSLWQEKVVVIAMDTDQVSSINYDNQGLIQAVLNKLQAQGVNQLAYIGVDPKDKTTGLARLNAFQKWCDDNDQHAVYRTGELHHESAYQLVDEVVTDSLQAIVCASDTLALGTIKRLQELGREDIVVTGVGGNELLSFLFPNIYSIDPGYQQAGEKAANLLISQLTGNKSISHLTQEAV